In one Plasmodium reichenowi strain SY57 chromosome 7, whole genome shotgun sequence genomic region, the following are encoded:
- a CDS encoding calmodulin, putative, producing the protein MEYAGEEFQLTEYQIKKTIKAFNYLDKKKKGLLKFDLLGSLLRCSGYNLSLKEVEKIKEKIIENKTLYRKKDEQDEQVENEKRQDYENVKRKQEENSSLDNLDNGEKEKCQIKEQNNNYNNEDDNNNISKLLSNLKNYDNFMELEKQKELLRKQEEENKNIFTIKEFFRIIQIPDIIMEAKPINVLNAFEIFDEKGNGTISIKRLRFILQYLGEPLTNVEFDEFFEWIKTLDKVYKTDYIIYEDLINELINKDSNI; encoded by the exons ATGGAATATGCAGGTGAAGAATTTCAATTAACAGAATATCAAATAAAGAAAACCATAAAGGcttttaattatttagataaaaaaaaaaaaggattattaaaatttga TTTATTAGGGTCCTTATTACGATGTAGTGGTTATAACTTATCGTTAAAAGAAgttgaaaaaataaaagagaagataatagaaaataaaactttatatagaaaaaaagatgaaCAAGATGAACAAgtagaaaatgaaaaaagacAAGATTATGAAAATGTAAAACGTAAGCAGGAAGAAAATTCTTCTCTTGATAATTTAGATAATGgtgaaaaagaaaaatgtcagataaaagaacaaaataataattataataatgaggatgataataataatatatcaaaattatTGAGTAATTTAAAGAATTACGATAATTTTATGGAATtagaaaaacaaaaagaacTATTAAGAAAAcaagaagaagaaaataaaaatatatttactatTAAAGAATTTTTTCGAATCATACAAATACCAGATATTATTATGGAAGCAAAACCTATCAATGTATTGAATGCTTTTGAAATATTTGACGAAAAAGGAAATGGAACTATATCTATAAAAAGGTTAAGATTTATTTTGCAGTATTTAGGTGAGCCTTTAACAAATGTAGAATTTGATGAATTCTTCGAGTGGATTAAAAcg CTTGATAAAGTTTATAAGACAGACTATATAATTTATGAAGATTTAATAAATGagttaataaataaagattccaatatataa